Proteins co-encoded in one Methylomonas albis genomic window:
- a CDS encoding SpvB/TcaC N-terminal domain-containing protein: MSNKSGTSSQIIGLPQGGGALHGIGEKFSPDLHTGTGNFSVPIALPAGRNGFQPDLSLVYSSGNGNGPFGLGWSLSVPGVVRKTSDGLPRYDDQQDTFVLSGAEDLVAVDVQTTLTRYRPRTEGLFARIIHHRDAAQNYWKVESKDGLSSFYGTPATAGLDPAALADPDHVERVFAWKLSRTVDVFGNRIDYLYERDAQQTDGPHRWDQLYLAEVRYADYGDPANPQFLVRVKFVYEQRPDPFSEYRAGFEIRTVRRCKQILVYTQAEQERLTRTYHLDYLDQQTGADLPLNKASLLHQVRVEGHDGANSEFLPPLEFAYSGFIPHQQKFIAINGALPAGSLARPEFELADLFGNGLPDILEMNGVVRYWRNLGNGQFDQPKLMTEAPTGMQLADPGVQMIDADGDGRIDLLVHHEGLSGYFPLRFDGLWDRKSFQRYEFAPSFDLADPNVKLVDLTGDGVTDAIRSGARLECFFNDAKKGWHNSRWVERQALEDFPNLNFSDPRIKWGDFSGDGLQDVALVHDGHVEYWPNLGYGAWGKRVLMRNNPRLPYGYDPKRILIDDIDGDGLADMVYVDDRKVLLWINQGGNGWSEVIEIAGTPPVSDMDAVRLVDLLGSGNRGLLWSKDADGTNRPRMHFLDFSGGSKPYLLNQMNNHMGSLTRVGYAPSTQFYLDDQQRPASRWQTPLPFPVQVVAKVEVVDQISQGKLSTSYTYHHGYWDGAEREFRGFGRVDQRDTETFADFHGSGLHNQQLFNAVTDQQFSPPLETRTWFHQGPVGDEFGDWEELDYSKEYWPGDPAVLSRPAAMAAQLHALPRRRKRDALRTLRGSVLRTELYALDGSDRQNRPYTVTEAQQGVREELAPAADSSRRGIFFSFGLAQRTTQWERGAEPMTQLSLMGDYDQYGRLKSQLSVAVPRGRDYRLATANAEPYLASFSETSYLQRDDAQRYLIDKVAKISSYEIINDGKTTVFALWEAVKAGSTAKQLIGQTLNFYDGPGFQGLPFGQLGDFGALVRAEQLVMDDALLAELYRSGDSVQNPPELPLYLKPGAPAWTDEYPAEFRKLAAQAGYIYRKSGAGAISAPGFFVIAARHLYDFQVSGANGKGRGLLLQQHDPLGRRTIIGYDAYALLPQQVIDPLGLKTQATYDYRVLQPAVVMDANLNIRRFRFTPLGLLSASLVQGKSNIVEGDRNRPGMELSYDLLAFSQRGQPVSVRSKQYQHHDSDVDIPLPRRDEYIETIEYSDGFGRLLQTRVQSEEIRFGNATFGGGILPVDVNDDAGSKLAFTGISNNDNNNPNVLVSGWQVYDNKGRVVEKYEPFYSQGWLYAAPGDAQLGQKAVMLHDPRGQVIRTLNPDGSEQRVLYGIPADLANPKQFAPTPWEAYTYDANDNAGRTHAGSSQTFQNHWNTPASIVIDALGRTVQTTARNGADPQTDWHITRSRYDIRGNLLSVTDALGRVAFRYAYDLANRPWRNASIDAGLRRTVLDAIGNPLESRDSKGALILNGYDEGNRPNRLWARDGVNQPMTLRQLLIYGDRPDSGLNVDQARQLNLLGKLFQHYDEAGLVSVPGYDFKGNPLSQSRQTLSDAVLLSAYQNGAERNWAINAFRIDWQAPAGVTLAAHAQTLLDATVYETSSRFDALNRIKRMQYPKDVTGQRQELLPIYNRAGGLAQVKLNGQLFVQQIAYSAKGQRVLVAYGNGVMSRYAYDDKTFRLLRLRSERYSQPQPDRYQPNGEALQDFVYRYDLVGNILQIEDRAQGSGILNNPAAATASDTALAQLLASGNALLRQFAYDPIYRLLSASGRECDQAPDAPPWLDQPLSTDLTRTRAYSQQYRYDALGNMLELKHQLADGNRNRLFATAAGNNRLDTVTIGQNIYRYAHDANGNILSEHQTRLFDWDHSDRLKAFRTQVVGSEPSVHAQYLYDAGGIRVKKLTRKQGGQYTVTVYIGGLFEYHRSAQGAAVQENNTLHVMDDQSRIALVRVGTPFPDDTTPAVKYHLGDHLGSSHVVIAGDGSWLNSEEYTPYGETSFGSFARKRYRFTGKERDEESGLNYHAARYYAAWVVRWINSDPIGINGGINLYQYCKSNPINFRDLTGTDISDTNKSLDTNYDKQISLHELSTGLECSNISLRDWANTMSFNTGGYGVDKNVQKLINDIHNDTVSQAISSKIKAAESDENQLRMGTDGRTYTKREDRDAAKREHAERLDPKKQLTKMATMGCLLVPEYCGLSLSIYHSATGHPKDAAVDLAAVFLGRALNRAFTPPNTQPGIYYGNRLITTKDGIASYWSTGQANLIPGAIQKEPNTWYVIHGIQEVTEAEGKLAKGWVIKQTPYIEQPVKSVGLDNVNIEVQLITNDPKAVNDWILEQGAKAVRSFYDLF; the protein is encoded by the coding sequence ATGAGCAACAAGTCCGGCACATCCAGCCAAATCATTGGCCTGCCGCAAGGCGGCGGGGCCTTACACGGCATCGGCGAGAAGTTTTCGCCAGACCTGCACACCGGCACCGGAAATTTTAGCGTGCCGATTGCGTTGCCGGCTGGCCGCAACGGCTTCCAACCTGATCTAAGCCTGGTTTATAGCTCCGGCAACGGTAACGGCCCATTCGGGCTGGGCTGGAGTTTGAGCGTACCGGGCGTGGTGCGCAAAACCTCGGACGGCCTCCCCCGCTACGACGATCAGCAAGATACCTTCGTATTGTCCGGCGCCGAGGATTTGGTGGCGGTCGATGTGCAGACTACGTTAACGCGCTACCGCCCTCGCACCGAAGGCCTGTTCGCGCGCATCATTCATCACCGCGATGCAGCGCAAAACTACTGGAAAGTGGAAAGCAAGGATGGCCTCAGCAGTTTTTACGGTACGCCTGCAACTGCCGGTCTTGACCCAGCGGCGCTCGCCGATCCGGACCATGTCGAACGGGTGTTTGCCTGGAAACTTAGCCGCACGGTAGACGTGTTCGGCAACCGCATTGACTACCTCTACGAGCGCGACGCCCAGCAAACCGATGGTCCGCATCGCTGGGATCAATTGTATTTAGCGGAAGTACGCTATGCGGATTACGGCGATCCGGCCAATCCGCAGTTCCTGGTCCGGGTGAAGTTTGTTTACGAACAACGTCCGGACCCTTTTTCCGAATACCGAGCGGGTTTTGAAATCCGCACCGTGCGCCGCTGTAAGCAAATTCTGGTTTACACGCAAGCAGAACAAGAGCGCTTGACCCGCACTTATCATCTGGATTACCTAGACCAACAAACCGGCGCTGATTTGCCGCTGAACAAGGCGTCGTTGCTGCACCAAGTGCGCGTGGAAGGCCACGATGGCGCGAACTCGGAATTTCTGCCGCCACTGGAATTCGCTTACAGCGGCTTCATCCCGCACCAACAAAAATTTATCGCGATAAACGGCGCACTCCCAGCAGGTTCATTGGCACGTCCGGAATTTGAACTGGCCGATTTGTTCGGCAACGGTCTGCCGGATATTCTGGAGATGAACGGCGTGGTGCGTTATTGGCGCAATCTCGGCAACGGCCAATTCGATCAACCCAAGCTGATGACCGAAGCGCCGACGGGCATGCAACTTGCCGATCCCGGCGTACAAATGATCGATGCCGACGGCGACGGCCGTATCGACTTGCTCGTACATCACGAGGGATTGTCCGGTTATTTTCCGTTGCGCTTCGATGGCCTCTGGGATCGCAAGTCATTTCAGCGCTACGAATTCGCGCCCAGCTTCGATCTTGCCGATCCGAACGTTAAACTTGTCGACCTGACCGGTGATGGCGTCACCGACGCCATCCGCTCCGGAGCCCGACTGGAATGCTTTTTCAACGATGCCAAAAAAGGCTGGCACAACAGCCGCTGGGTGGAACGTCAAGCACTGGAAGATTTTCCCAACCTCAACTTCTCCGATCCGCGGATCAAATGGGGCGACTTCAGCGGCGATGGTCTGCAAGACGTGGCGCTGGTTCACGATGGTCACGTCGAATACTGGCCCAATCTGGGTTACGGCGCCTGGGGTAAGCGCGTGCTGATGCGCAACAACCCGCGCCTACCCTACGGCTACGACCCCAAACGTATCCTGATCGACGACATCGACGGCGACGGTCTGGCGGATATGGTTTATGTCGATGATCGCAAAGTGCTGCTATGGATCAACCAAGGCGGCAATGGCTGGAGCGAGGTTATTGAAATTGCCGGCACGCCGCCGGTGTCTGATATGGATGCGGTACGGCTGGTAGATCTATTGGGCAGCGGCAATCGCGGCCTGCTGTGGAGTAAAGACGCCGATGGTACGAATCGACCGCGGATGCATTTTCTGGATTTCAGCGGCGGCAGCAAACCCTATTTGCTGAATCAAATGAACAATCACATGGGATCGCTGACTCGAGTCGGTTATGCGCCGTCTACCCAATTCTATTTGGACGATCAACAACGTCCGGCCAGCCGCTGGCAAACCCCGCTGCCGTTTCCCGTGCAAGTGGTTGCCAAAGTCGAAGTAGTCGACCAGATATCGCAAGGCAAACTCAGCACTTCATACACCTATCATCATGGCTATTGGGACGGTGCCGAGCGCGAGTTTCGCGGCTTTGGCCGCGTCGACCAGCGCGATACCGAAACCTTTGCCGACTTTCACGGCAGCGGCCTGCACAACCAGCAGTTGTTCAATGCTGTGACCGACCAACAGTTTTCTCCACCGCTGGAAACCCGCACCTGGTTTCATCAGGGTCCGGTTGGCGATGAATTCGGCGATTGGGAGGAATTGGATTATAGCAAGGAATATTGGCCCGGCGATCCGGCCGTCTTATCCCGTCCGGCAGCGATGGCCGCACAACTGCATGCCCTGCCGCGCCGCCGTAAGCGCGATGCTTTGCGAACTTTGCGCGGCAGCGTGCTGCGTACCGAGTTGTATGCGCTGGACGGTAGCGATCGCCAAAATCGACCTTACACCGTCACCGAGGCGCAGCAAGGCGTCCGTGAAGAACTCGCACCAGCGGCCGACAGCTCACGCCGGGGGATTTTCTTCAGCTTTGGCTTAGCGCAACGCACCACCCAATGGGAACGCGGCGCCGAACCGATGACGCAACTCAGTTTGATGGGCGATTACGATCAATACGGCCGCTTAAAGTCGCAACTCAGTGTGGCGGTGCCGCGCGGCCGCGATTATCGGCTGGCTACAGCCAACGCCGAACCGTATTTGGCCAGTTTTAGCGAAACCAGCTATCTGCAACGTGACGACGCCCAGCGTTATTTGATCGACAAAGTCGCCAAGATCAGCAGCTACGAAATCATCAACGACGGCAAAACCACAGTGTTCGCGCTTTGGGAGGCAGTGAAAGCCGGCAGCACAGCCAAGCAACTGATAGGCCAAACCCTGAATTTTTACGACGGTCCCGGCTTCCAGGGTCTGCCGTTCGGCCAGCTCGGCGACTTCGGCGCGTTAGTGCGTGCGGAACAACTGGTCATGGACGATGCCTTGCTAGCTGAGCTGTATCGCAGCGGCGACAGTGTGCAAAATCCACCGGAATTACCGCTGTACCTAAAACCCGGCGCGCCGGCCTGGACGGATGAATACCCCGCCGAGTTTCGCAAACTGGCCGCGCAAGCCGGATATATCTATCGCAAAAGCGGTGCCGGAGCGATTTCCGCGCCGGGCTTTTTCGTCATTGCCGCCAGACATTTATACGACTTTCAAGTCAGCGGTGCTAATGGCAAGGGCCGTGGCTTGCTGCTGCAACAACACGATCCGCTGGGTCGGCGCACCATCATAGGCTACGATGCTTACGCCCTGCTGCCGCAACAAGTCATCGATCCCTTGGGCTTAAAAACCCAGGCCACTTACGATTACCGGGTGCTGCAACCGGCTGTCGTGATGGATGCCAATCTCAACATCCGCCGTTTCCGCTTCACACCGCTGGGCTTGCTGAGCGCCTCGCTGGTTCAGGGAAAATCCAACATCGTGGAAGGCGACCGCAACCGGCCCGGCATGGAGCTTAGCTACGACCTGCTGGCCTTCAGTCAACGCGGCCAACCGGTGTCGGTACGCAGCAAACAATATCAACATCACGACAGCGATGTAGACATACCGCTGCCGCGGCGAGACGAATATATCGAAACCATCGAATATTCCGACGGCTTCGGCCGCTTGCTGCAAACCCGCGTGCAATCCGAAGAAATCCGCTTCGGCAACGCCACCTTCGGCGGCGGGATTTTACCGGTTGATGTAAATGATGACGCCGGCAGCAAACTGGCCTTTACCGGCATCAGCAACAACGACAACAACAATCCCAATGTCTTGGTCAGCGGCTGGCAGGTTTACGACAACAAAGGCCGGGTGGTCGAAAAATATGAACCGTTTTATAGCCAGGGCTGGCTATACGCCGCACCCGGCGACGCGCAACTCGGGCAAAAAGCCGTGATGCTTCACGATCCGCGCGGCCAGGTGATCCGCACCCTCAATCCGGACGGCTCCGAACAGCGGGTGCTTTACGGGATCCCTGCCGACTTGGCCAATCCCAAACAGTTTGCGCCGACTCCGTGGGAAGCCTACACCTATGACGCCAACGACAACGCCGGCCGCACCCATGCCGGTTCGTCGCAAACCTTCCAAAACCATTGGAACACCCCGGCCAGCATCGTCATCGACGCGCTGGGCCGCACCGTGCAAACCACGGCGCGTAACGGCGCCGATCCGCAAACCGATTGGCATATCACCCGCTCCCGTTATGACATTCGCGGCAACCTGCTCAGCGTCACCGACGCGCTGGGCCGGGTGGCTTTCCGTTACGCTTACGATCTGGCTAACCGGCCCTGGCGTAACGCCAGCATCGACGCCGGTTTGCGGCGCACGGTGCTGGACGCCATCGGTAATCCCCTGGAAAGCCGCGACAGCAAGGGCGCATTAATTTTGAACGGCTACGACGAAGGCAACCGGCCAAATCGGCTGTGGGCGCGCGATGGTGTGAATCAACCCATGACGCTAAGACAGTTGCTGATTTACGGCGACCGGCCCGACTCCGGCTTGAACGTGGATCAGGCGCGGCAGCTTAATCTGCTCGGCAAGCTGTTTCAACATTACGACGAAGCCGGTCTGGTTAGCGTGCCGGGATACGACTTCAAAGGCAATCCGCTTAGCCAAAGCCGGCAAACCCTCAGCGATGCGGTTTTACTGAGTGCCTACCAGAATGGCGCCGAACGCAACTGGGCCATCAACGCCTTTCGTATCGACTGGCAGGCACCGGCCGGCGTGACGCTGGCCGCACATGCGCAAACCCTGCTGGACGCCACCGTCTACGAAACCAGCTCGCGCTTCGATGCCTTGAACCGCATCAAGCGTATGCAGTACCCCAAAGACGTTACCGGCCAGCGCCAAGAATTATTGCCGATCTACAACCGCGCCGGCGGCTTGGCGCAAGTCAAACTCAACGGCCAACTTTTCGTGCAGCAAATTGCTTACAGCGCCAAGGGCCAACGGGTATTGGTGGCCTACGGCAACGGCGTGATGAGCCGTTATGCCTACGACGACAAGACCTTTCGCTTGCTGCGTCTGCGTTCCGAACGCTACAGCCAACCGCAGCCTGACCGCTATCAACCGAATGGCGAGGCCTTGCAGGACTTTGTCTACCGCTACGATCTGGTCGGCAACATCCTGCAAATCGAAGATCGCGCCCAAGGCAGCGGTATCCTCAACAATCCGGCCGCCGCCACGGCCAGCGACACCGCCTTGGCGCAATTGCTGGCGTCTGGCAATGCTTTATTACGCCAGTTTGCCTACGACCCGATCTACCGCCTACTCTCCGCCAGCGGCCGCGAATGCGATCAGGCCCCGGACGCGCCGCCCTGGCTGGATCAACCGCTTAGCACCGACCTGACCCGCACCCGCGCTTACAGCCAACAGTATCGCTACGATGCGCTGGGCAATATGCTTGAGCTGAAGCATCAACTCGCCGATGGCAATCGCAACCGTTTGTTCGCCACGGCCGCCGGCAACAACCGCCTGGACACGGTGACGATCGGCCAAAACATCTACCGCTACGCCCACGACGCCAACGGCAACATACTATCAGAGCATCAAACCCGCCTGTTCGACTGGGACCACAGCGACCGCCTGAAAGCCTTCCGCACCCAGGTTGTCGGCAGCGAACCGTCGGTGCATGCGCAATACCTTTACGACGCTGGCGGCATACGGGTGAAAAAACTAACCCGTAAGCAAGGTGGCCAATACACCGTCACCGTCTACATCGGCGGCCTGTTCGAATACCACCGTTCGGCGCAGGGAGCGGCCGTGCAGGAAAACAACACCCTGCACGTGATGGACGATCAGTCGCGCATCGCGCTGGTCAGAGTCGGCACGCCGTTCCCGGACGACACCACTCCGGCCGTCAAATACCACCTGGGCGACCATCTGGGCAGTAGCCACGTGGTGATAGCTGGCGACGGAAGCTGGCTGAACAGCGAGGAATATACCCCTTATGGGGAAACCAGTTTCGGCAGTTTTGCCAGAAAGCGTTACCGGTTTACCGGCAAGGAGAGGGATGAGGAAAGCGGCTTGAATTACCACGCGGCTAGGTATTACGCGGCGTGGGTAGTCAGGTGGATAAATTCCGATCCGATTGGAATCAATGGCGGAATCAACCTGTATCAATACTGTAAAAGTAATCCAATCAATTTCAGAGACCTTACCGGAACAGATATTTCAGATACAAATAAAAGCTTAGATACCAATTATGACAAACAAATTTCACTCCACGAACTTAGTACAGGGTTGGAGTGCAGCAATATTTCCCTCAGGGATTGGGCCAATACGATGTCGTTTAACACCGGTGGTTACGGTGTTGATAAAAATGTCCAGAAGTTAATCAACGATATTCACAATGACACAGTATCCCAAGCAATCTCTTCGAAGATTAAAGCGGCTGAATCCGATGAAAACCAATTGCGAATGGGTACGGATGGCAGAACGTATACAAAGCGAGAAGACAGAGACGCAGCGAAACGAGAACACGCCGAAAGGTTGGATCCGAAAAAACAACTTACCAAAATGGCGACTATGGGATGCTTGTTAGTGCCTGAATATTGTGGGTTGTCGCTATCCATTTATCATTCGGCAACCGGTCACCCCAAGGATGCAGCAGTCGATTTAGCGGCTGTTTTTTTAGGACGAGCCTTGAACAGAGCCTTTACCCCTCCCAATACCCAGCCGGGTATCTACTACGGAAATAGACTTATCACAACTAAAGACGGGATAGCATCCTATTGGTCCACAGGACAGGCGAATCTTATACCTGGGGCAATACAGAAGGAACCGAATACCTGGTATGTAATTCACGGAATTCAAGAGGTAACGGAAGCAGAAGGTAAATTGGCAAAGGGATGGGTCATTAAGCAGACACCGTACATCGAACAGCCCGTAAAGAGCGTAGGTCTGGATAACGTGAACATCGAAGTTCAACTTATTACAAATGATCCCAAAGCAGTCAATGATTGGATACTAGAACAAGGCGCGAAAGCGGTTAGATCATTTTATGACCTGTTTTGA